The sequence below is a genomic window from Pleurocapsa sp. PCC 7327.
AGTTGTTGAATCTGTTCGACAAAAGCTGGCACGATTAGCCATAAAAAAATAATCAAAAGTACGAATAAGATGGCAAGGCTCAAAAATATGGCTACGGCGCGCCGTTTGACCCATCGCTGGAGTTGTTTCACTAGCTGATTGATGGCAATTGCTAATACCACGGCTGTAAAAAAAGCAGCAGCAATTGCCGCATTTCCCAAAGGATATAGAGCGAGAGAATTAAAGCTATTAAGCCAAGCGATCGACCTAAATTCACAGTTTTATGACAAATAAGCTAACTACCAATGTCTAGCTATGGTTTTCGTCCTTGAAATGTATCCCTGTACTTTTAATATCGGCGACAATGATGACGGGAAAATGACAGCAACGGGCGAAAATCAGCTACCTAGAAGTCACAATTTAGAAAGATCGAGGCAATAGCCTCACCTCCCCTTGCGTTTAGGATAGAAGGGACAAACTGACCAGATCGTCCTTCCTCGGTAGGATTCTACAGCGATCGAAAGTCCATTTTGTCATTCCCAGTGGAGTGGAACGTAACAAAGAATCTCTGTTTAAAGTTGGTATGCTCAGATGTTTCGCTTCGCTACTGCTAAGCTCAACATGACAAAGTGCAAGCAAGCTCTGCCGTGAGACGGCGAGCACCTTGCACCTTCTATCCTTTTGGGACAACCTGTAAAGAAGACCCGATAGGAATTGTAGTCTATTTTAATCGAGTTGAGCTTTGAGCCTAGAACTAAAGTTCTAGGCGTTGGTGCTTTAAATCTGAAGCAGCGATAGAATATCTAGGGGCAAGCTCTATTGAGAGAAGTTAAAATTCGTGAAATTAAGGAAATATAACTCGATTGGGCGAAGTATGGAGGGGACAATTCGCTCTACGCTAGAAGTATAGAGAGCAAGAGGAGCTGAGGCGATGCAACGGATAATTTTAGCGACTCTAGCTATAATAATACCTCTATTGTTGATAACTCAGGTAAAAGCAGAGAATCCAGCCCATGTAGAACAATTGCTAGCTACCGGAGAGTGTCCCCGCTGCGATCTGAGCAAAGCTGATTTGAGTGCTGCCCATCTTATTGGTGCGGATTTGAGAGAAGCCAACTTGTCTGGGGCAAACCTAACTGAAGCTAATCTCGAAGGTGCGGATTTAACTGGTGCTAATCTACAAGGAGCTAATTTAACTAAGGCTTTTGTGACTAATGCAACCTTTGAGAACGCGAATCTTAACCGAGTTAACTTCACAGAAGCTATGGTTTACGATGTTGACGTGAAGGGAGCTTCGATGGAGCAACTCAATTTGATGAATGCTGAGATTTATAATACCAATATCGGCGTTGGTGGAGAATAAGTTTAGCAGGAGGAATCGTGAGCGATCGCGTGCCAGTCGAAATTTTTCCCGGTGAAGTTTTTGCTAATACTACCGATTTTGATACCTGTATCCGCCAACTAATTCCTTATTATGACGAAATGTTAGCTACGATCGCTCGCTGCATACCCGTTAGTGCCGAGCGAGTTCTAGAATTGGGCTGCGGAACGGGTGAATTGAGCGTCAAGCTGCTGCAAAACTGTCCCCAGGCAACCGTAATTGCCCTCGATTACTCTCCTCGCATGCTCGAATATGCTCGTGGCAAAATCGAAGCGACTGGCTATGGAAAGCGCTGGCGTGGAATCGTAATGGATTTTGGCGCTTGGGCGGCAGGCAAAACGGCACAAGGAATTGGGAGTAAGTTTGATGCCTGCGCTTCCTCTTTAGCCATTCACCATCTCGCCAATCCAATGAAATTAAGACTTTTCGAGCGGATTCGAGCCAGTCTCAATCCGGGCGGGAGTTTCTGGAATGCAGATCCCGTGGCGATCGAGTCCCCCACACTATCAGAAGTCTACCAGAGCGTCAAGGAAGCATGGGCGAGCGATCGCGGAACGACGCTGGCACAGGTACGCGCCAAGATGGGTCAGAGCAATCCCTACGGCTATTCTAGTCAAGACCAATTGGCGACATTAGAAGAGCATTGGCAAATGTTGAAAACGGCAGGGTTTGAATCAGTGTCGGTGCCCTGGAAATATTTCGGATTGGCTGTTTTCGGTGGTTTTGTTCCCAAATAGCAATAGAGATAGAGCCGCTCTGTAAATCTATAGGAATATTTTGCTAAAAAACCGTCATTTTCTGATTTTTATTTCCCTGTTTCTCGTAACTTGCCTGTTTTTTTTCTTTAAGTTCTACTGAGGGGAATTTGCCCAAGAATGGTTGAATAATTCTGGGGCAGCAATAACTCAAATCGCCCTCACCCCAACCCCTCTCCCAGAGCGGGAGAGGGGCTTTCAAGTTAAGACTTTGGACTGAAGTCCCTTCTCCTCTCGTGGGAGAAGGGATTTAGGGATGAGGGAACAAAGATTTGTCAGTCAACCAGCATCCTTCGCTATTGCTCTCCAATGACAGGTAATATCTTTCTTTGGAGGCAACTTGATATAAGTTTTCCAAAAATTTGTAGCAGCAGGTTTAAAAACCCGTCTCTACAGTGTTATGTTTATTTTTCTACATCGGTTACTCGCCAACTCAGCTTGAGGTTAAACCAGAAATTCCAAACCGTAACGATCGCGATCGCCATTAAATTTGCCACGTAGCGATCGATCCCAAAAACATTAAAAAATAAATTTAATAGTAAAACATTAAGAATTAATCCAGCCAAACAGATAACATTAAACTTAATTAACCGTTTTAATCGCTGACGCTTGCCCGGTTGTCGGCGAGAAATATCGCCAAACGTCCAGAAATCATTCCAGAGAAAATTATTAATAATTGCCAACTCTGAGGCAATAATTTTGCTGCGCGTGAGAGGCAACGCAAGCATACTAGGATCGCTGAGCAAGTACAGCACTCCCATATCCACAAATACGCCGCTAAATCCGACAACTCCAAAGCGGAAAAATCGCTCGACGGGCCACAAAGAAAAGCGCAACCTCAGCAGGTGTTGAATATACTCGACATATTGTTTCCAAGTAACCTTGCTTTCCCCAGCGACGCGCTCCCGAAACACGTAACCCGCTTCGGCAATCCAGCGGATTTTTCCACGAGCAGCAACTTCAATAAGAATTTTATAACCTACCGGACTCAATTGTTTGCCAATAATGGCGCTGCGACGCACCATAAAGTAGCCGCTCATAGGATCGGACAGGCGACCAATGACTTCGGGTAAGATAACCAATCCCAGCATCTGTGCGCCGCGAGACAAAAACCGCCGCACGGCACTCCATTCGCTCACCCCGCCACCCTCGACGTGGCGACTGGCAACTGCCAAATCTGCGCCGTGTCCCATTTCTTGCAGCAGTTGCAACAATACCTCTGGCGGATGCTGCAAGTCGGCATCGATTACCCCAAGAATTTTTCCCCTTGCGACTTGCCAACCGCGCACGACTGCAGTGGAAAGTCCTCGTTCGGTTTGTCGGCGCATGACTCGCAGTTGGGGATAGTAGGGAAGCAACTCTAGCGCGATTTTCCAGGTTAGATCGGGACTATCGTCATCGACGACGATTAATTCGTACTGTCCCGGAAGGTAGTCATCTAGGAGTTGGGTCAAAATTTGGACGATGCTGGCAATATTTTGACTTTCTTTAAAGGTGGGAAGAACAAGGGAAAACTCAATAGGCTCCTGTTCGGCGCTATCGACAAGATAAGGTCTTTCGGGGATTTGTAAAGCTCCAGAGGGAACAGGTAAAAGAGAATCATTCATTAGTAATTAAAAATAATCGTGACAAAATAGGGGTTATTAGCGAGGATTTCGTTCATAGAGACTGAGATTAAAATGATCTAGCTCCCTAGTTCCAAAAAGCTGTTGAGTTTTTTTGAGCTGAAATTGACCATCTAAGACTTGTCGAAGTTGGTTTTTTTCTTCTGTGGTACTCGATTCTCCCCAAACGGGTCTAGCGCTGTCTAACCAAAGAATCCGTTGATAGCGATCGCGATCGGGGACAAGGGTTTTTTGAAGCACTGGGGCAAGTTCGTCGGATGGTCGAGCGAGCAGCATTACTGAAGAAGTAGGTGGCAGGTAATAGGCTAGGCGCAACACGTGACCCCAGGCAGTAGAATTCATGACAATTAAAGTTGTCGCTTTTTGGTTCTGTTCAATTATGTCTGCTATTTGGTGAAACATCCAGCGATTTCTGATACTAAAGTCGCTGGCACTAATACTCAAATACAATAGCAGCAATGCGATCGCGGCTATTTTTCGCCATTTTCCGGCTGCTCGTTCGATCCAAACTGTCAATAAGAATAAACAACCGGGAAGAATAAAAATAACCGATCGCCCCCAACCAAAGCCAAGGGTAAACTTTCCCGTCGCTACGTCCATCCCCAGCATTAACAACAGAGGAACGATGCCTAGCATCAAAGCAATTCCTAAAATTTGACGCTGCTGGCGCTGCCAAAGATCTAGGCTACAGGCAAGCAAGATTGCGATCGCGCCTATCCCCGCGATCGTGGCTAGGGTAGGAGGTAAAATACTCACCCAATCTCCTAAAATTAGGTGAGTTCCCAGAGTTCTAGCAAAATCCTGTAGGTGTTGCAGGGTCGTTTCTAGCCAGCCGCTAGCTGTCTCAAATCTTTCTAAATCTGCATTGCGTAACTGCTGTCGCGTTCCCCACAGAGTCCAAGGAACGTTGATGATAACACCCCCTCCAAAACATAATGCGTATTGCCGCCATTGCCGTCTGTCTAACAACAGCATTAAGGCAGCTAGCACGATTAACAGGCAAGCAAAGTAATAAAAAGTCATTAAGCCAGCCGCGATCGCGCCGATTAGAATTACACTCCAGAACCATTTGGACTTCAAGATTTTTGATTCTGTTTGCGGGGATCGATTTTGGTTATTGAGGTGAATTAATTCAAATAATGCCCACGTCGTTAAAATTACCCAAAAAACGAGCGAACCATACATCCGCACGTTCAAGGAATGGAATAGATAATAAGGATTTAATCCCAAAAGTGCCGCCAAGAGAAGCCCCCCGCGATATCCCAACAGACAGCGACCCAAACCATAGGCGCTACCGATTGCCCCAATGCTAAAGATGGCGACTAGACTTCGCATGGCTGTTTCTGAATTGCCAAATAATCGCAGCCACAGATGTTGTCCGATAAAAAATAAAGGTGGATGGGGTTCTTTCACTAAACCCTTGAGCAGTTTTTCTCCTGTTGCTAAAATGTCGCCGAGTCCTTTTTCGGATGGCAGATTCAGTGCCCCAAGGTATTGAGTTAGGACGACTGGCGTATCGTCGGGATGTTTGTATAAACCTTTTTGTCCTGTAGAAAGAAGCAAGGATAAAACTTCGTCATACCAGAATTCGCGGCTTCCTAGATTAATAATTCTGATGAGAACGGCAATGGCGATCGCAACTAATAAGAGTAACTCCACAGAAAAGTATTTTGGAATTTTAGCCATGGGGAAGCCTCATCTCGTCAGATTGAATACAATCGGATTTAGTACAAAACTAACTTTATCTAAATTTTGCTTAAAGTCTTGTCTAGGATAGTTAGATTTCCTCCTCATTCGCCAGTTCGACGCTATTTAGTTGAAGGAGGAATCATTCTCCTTTTAGCTTTAGCAACCGCGATCGTCAACTGGAAGATGATTCGCGATGGCATCAATGGCATGGCAGATTTAAAATGGCATATTCCCTGGCTGCAACATTTTTCTAAACAACTTGCAGAAGGGATTTGGTATCCCCGCTGGCTAGCAGGCACCAACTACGGGTATGGCAGTCCCACATTTGTCTTCTATGCGCCCCTAGTCTACTACATCGGTTCGTTGCTGAAATTCAGCTGCTTAAATACTGAAGATACGATTATTGCTTTATTTTCTTTGGCAATTTTCTTATATGGTTTGAATTTTTATATTTATGGTCGAAATCGCTGGGGAATATTTGCTGCTTTTGTTGGTGCATTAGCATACATGACCGTCCCTTATATAGCCTTAGATATTTACTATAGAGGCGGAGTTGCCTCGATGTTTGCACAGGCATGGATTCCTCTCATTTGGTGGCTAACCGAAAAGACTCTAGCAAAATCAAAATGGGGAATTGGTTTAGCGATTTCTTGGGCGATGATGGCTTTGACTCACACGGCAAGTTTATTGCTTTGCTTTATTTTTTGGCTGCCTTATACGCTCATTTTTCTGCTTCATCGATCCTGGAAGGCTGTATTAGCAACAATTATATTTGCTGGCATTGGTTTGGGAATGGCATCTTTATACTTACTGCCAGCAATTGTTGAAAAGTCCTTCGTCAACACTGAAAATATGAAAGAATTCTTGGGAGGATATCGAGCTGCTTTACTTGGCTCTGGCATTCCACTCTTTCCTCTAAAAATTACTCAATTGGTGAACATTTCTTATATTTTTATCCATCAGTTATTGGCGATCGCGATTTTAACCATTATTGCTTTAGTCTTCTGTCGTAAAAATAAGGCAATTATTCGAGAAACTTGGGGTTGGCTTGCTTTTGCGATCGCGATCGCCTTTATGATGAGTTCGCTGTCTACACTGATTTGGCAATCTAGTAGCATGCTACAATCGGTTCAATTTCCTTGGCGGTTATTGCAGCTTTTTTCATTTGTGGGAGCTGCTTTATGTGGGGCTGTAGTTAGCGGTATTCTTAAGCTTCGATCGCCTTTCAAGCTATTATTATCGTTAATTATTATTGGAATTCTTTTACTAAATTTTAGATATTCTTATAAACTTTCCCGTCAATTCATTACTTTGCGAAATCCAGGGAAAGGAAGCATTGCCCATTTAGAGTATATTAAAATAGCCCTTGACGATCCCTATACAGATAAATTGAGAGATGTTAGAGAATATCGCCCTTTACTAAAGGGGGGTAATTCATCTCCTCCCGAACCCCTCATCGGACAACCGCGAGTTTCCCTAAAAAGCGGTAAAGCAGACATCCAAATCGAGCGGTGGGATAGTTACTATCGAAGATTTGAGGTAATAGCCAAAGAGCCTTCAACTATTAGGATACGAACCTATTATTATCCTGCTTGGCATTTATATTTAAATCAAAAATCTCATCCAATTGCAATGGCTAACGATGGAACGATGGAACTGAAATTAGAGCCAGGTTCTCATGAAGTAGAATTGGGCTATCAATGGACTCCTGCGTTTATTGCAGGCATGATTTTAAGTTTTTTAAGTGCTGCGGCCTTAGTTTTTTTGTGGATTAAAAGTTCAAAAATTCAAATCGATAACATGAGGGATA
It includes:
- a CDS encoding glycosyltransferase, which produces MNDSLLPVPSGALQIPERPYLVDSAEQEPIEFSLVLPTFKESQNIASIVQILTQLLDDYLPGQYELIVVDDDSPDLTWKIALELLPYYPQLRVMRRQTERGLSTAVVRGWQVARGKILGVIDADLQHPPEVLLQLLQEMGHGADLAVASRHVEGGGVSEWSAVRRFLSRGAQMLGLVILPEVIGRLSDPMSGYFMVRRSAIIGKQLSPVGYKILIEVAARGKIRWIAEAGYVFRERVAGESKVTWKQYVEYIQHLLRLRFSLWPVERFFRFGVVGFSGVFVDMGVLYLLSDPSMLALPLTRSKIIASELAIINNFLWNDFWTFGDISRRQPGKRQRLKRLIKFNVICLAGLILNVLLLNLFFNVFGIDRYVANLMAIAIVTVWNFWFNLKLSWRVTDVEK
- a CDS encoding 6-pyruvoyl-tetrahydropterin synthase-related protein, translated to MSRIVRFPPHSPVRRYLVEGGIILLLALATAIVNWKMIRDGINGMADLKWHIPWLQHFSKQLAEGIWYPRWLAGTNYGYGSPTFVFYAPLVYYIGSLLKFSCLNTEDTIIALFSLAIFLYGLNFYIYGRNRWGIFAAFVGALAYMTVPYIALDIYYRGGVASMFAQAWIPLIWWLTEKTLAKSKWGIGLAISWAMMALTHTASLLLCFIFWLPYTLIFLLHRSWKAVLATIIFAGIGLGMASLYLLPAIVEKSFVNTENMKEFLGGYRAALLGSGIPLFPLKITQLVNISYIFIHQLLAIAILTIIALVFCRKNKAIIRETWGWLAFAIAIAFMMSSLSTLIWQSSSMLQSVQFPWRLLQLFSFVGAALCGAVVSGILKLRSPFKLLLSLIIIGILLLNFRYSYKLSRQFITLRNPGKGSIAHLEYIKIALDDPYTDKLRDVREYRPLLKGGNSSPPEPLIGQPRVSLKSGKADIQIERWDSYYRRFEVIAKEPSTIRIRTYYYPAWHLYLNQKSHPIAMANDGTMELKLEPGSHEVELGYQWTPAFIAGMILSFLSAAALVFLWIKSSKIQIDNMRDKL
- a CDS encoding pentapeptide repeat-containing protein; the encoded protein is MQRIILATLAIIIPLLLITQVKAENPAHVEQLLATGECPRCDLSKADLSAAHLIGADLREANLSGANLTEANLEGADLTGANLQGANLTKAFVTNATFENANLNRVNFTEAMVYDVDVKGASMEQLNLMNAEIYNTNIGVGGE
- a CDS encoding trans-aconitate 2-methyltransferase gives rise to the protein MSDRVPVEIFPGEVFANTTDFDTCIRQLIPYYDEMLATIARCIPVSAERVLELGCGTGELSVKLLQNCPQATVIALDYSPRMLEYARGKIEATGYGKRWRGIVMDFGAWAAGKTAQGIGSKFDACASSLAIHHLANPMKLRLFERIRASLNPGGSFWNADPVAIESPTLSEVYQSVKEAWASDRGTTLAQVRAKMGQSNPYGYSSQDQLATLEEHWQMLKTAGFESVSVPWKYFGLAVFGGFVPK
- a CDS encoding glycosyltransferase family 39 protein codes for the protein MAKIPKYFSVELLLLVAIAIAVLIRIINLGSREFWYDEVLSLLLSTGQKGLYKHPDDTPVVLTQYLGALNLPSEKGLGDILATGEKLLKGLVKEPHPPLFFIGQHLWLRLFGNSETAMRSLVAIFSIGAIGSAYGLGRCLLGYRGGLLLAALLGLNPYYLFHSLNVRMYGSLVFWVILTTWALFELIHLNNQNRSPQTESKILKSKWFWSVILIGAIAAGLMTFYYFACLLIVLAALMLLLDRRQWRQYALCFGGGVIINVPWTLWGTRQQLRNADLERFETASGWLETTLQHLQDFARTLGTHLILGDWVSILPPTLATIAGIGAIAILLACSLDLWQRQQRQILGIALMLGIVPLLLMLGMDVATGKFTLGFGWGRSVIFILPGCLFLLTVWIERAAGKWRKIAAIALLLLYLSISASDFSIRNRWMFHQIADIIEQNQKATTLIVMNSTAWGHVLRLAYYLPPTSSVMLLARPSDELAPVLQKTLVPDRDRYQRILWLDSARPVWGESSTTEEKNQLRQVLDGQFQLKKTQQLFGTRELDHFNLSLYERNPR